DNA from Pseudomonas putida:
CATTGCGCCCGACCCGTGGGTTGTCGAACAGGCCCAGTCCGCGCAGGTCGAGGTCGTCTATACGGGCATGCCTGTAGCGCCCGCCGGTGCCGCTGATAAAGCTTTTGAGGCTGGCGCTGTCCAGACGTGGCAGGAGGATGCCGCCCTGGTCGTCCTTGAGGTATTCGCCGTTGGCCTGGCGCACGGGGGCGCCTTCTCGACTGCCGATGCCCAGCATCAGCAGGCTTGGGCCTTGGCGGCCGAGGGCCTGGGCAATGCCCTGGCGCTCTGGCGCGCTGAGGGCCGAGGCGATCAGCAGCAGGCGGCCTTGTCCGAGCCCGCTCTGGGCCAGCAGCGCCAGGCCTTTTTGCACGGCCAGGTCGGCGCGTTGGCCGGGTTTGGGCATGATCGATGGGTCGATGGCCTCGAGCAAGTTGCGGGTGGTGGCCAGGTCGTCGGACAGCGGCACCAGGGTGTGCGCGGACCCGGCATACACCACCAGCGCCGTCTGGCTGTCGCGGCGGTGTTCAAGCAGGTCGAGGATTTTGCGCCGGGCCTGTTCCAGGCGGTTGGGCGGGCTGTCTTCGGCGAGCATCTGCGGGGTCAGTTCGAGCAGGATCACCAGTGGGTCGGCCGGCCGTTGGCGGCTTTCTTCCACGCGCTGCCAGCTGGGCCCGAGCAAGGCCAGGATCACCAGCGCCCAGGCCAGGCCCAGGGCTATCCACGGCAATTTGCTGGTGCTGCCGCTGCCACCGCCCAGCAATACGCCATGGAAGGCGGGCGGCAAAATCATCTGCCAGCGCCCGGCGCGTTTGCGCCGGTGCCACAGCTTGTACAGCAGCCAGCCGAGCAGGGGCACCGCCAGCAACCAGAGCGGACGCAGCCATTGCGGCCATAGGTCGATCATCGCCGCCTCCTCAAGCGCAGGCGCTTCAAACGCTGGCGCCATTCGGGGTGCGGCTGCAGGAAACGCGGCTTGCGCAGCAGGCGTTGCAGCAGGTTGTCGGGCCACTGCACGGCCACTACCAGTAGCACGCTGAGCAGCAGCGCCAGGGCCAATGGCCAGGCGTACAGGGCCTGAGCAGTGCGGGCTTGGGTCGGTTGCTGGGCCACCGGCTCCAGCTGGTCGAGGGTGTCGCCGATGGCGTCCAGCTCGGCGCCGTCATGGGCGCGGAAGTAGGCACCGTGGGTGATGTCGGCAATTTCCTTGAGGGCGGCTTCGTCCAGGTCCAGGCTCGGGTTGAGACCGAGCAGGCCGGGGGTGCCACTGGCTTCGGGGTTGGCGCCGATACCGATGGTGTAGATGCGTACCCCTTCCTGGGCCGCCAGGCGGGCGGCGGTCAGTGGGTGGATCTGCCCGCCGTTGTTGGCACCGTCGGTGATCAGTACCAGCACTCGGCTTTGAGCCGGGCGTTGGCGCAGGCGTTTGACCGCCAGGCCAATGGCGTCGCCGATGGCGGTGTTCTTGCCGGCGATACCGATTTGCGCTTCGTCGAGGAAGGTGCGCACGGTGCGTCGGTCGAAGGTGAGCGGCGCCTGCAAGTACGCCTGGCTGCCGAACAGGATCAGCCCCACGCGGTCGCCTTCACGGTCTTGCAGAAAATCGCCCATCAGCGCTTTGACCAGGTCGAGGCGGCTGATGTCTTCGTTTTTCCACTGCATGTCGGGGAAGTCCATCGACCCGGACACGTCCACCGCTACCAGCAGGTCGCGGCCGCTGGCGGCCACTGGCACCGGTTCGCCCAGCCATTGCGGGCGAGCAGCAGCGCACAGCAGCAGCAGCCAGATGACGACGAACGGCGCCTGCTGGCGCCAGGTTGGCAGGTTAAGCCGCGCACGGCGCCCGGCCAGGCCTTCCAGTTCACTGAGGAAGCCTACCTTGAGTACCGGCTCGCCACTGTCGGCGGCCGGCAGCAGCAGGCGCGCCAGCCAAGGCAGCGGCAACAGGGCGAAGACCCA
Protein-coding regions in this window:
- a CDS encoding VWA domain-containing protein; its protein translation is MFELAWPWVFALLPLPWLARLLLPAADSGEPVLKVGFLSELEGLAGRRARLNLPTWRQQAPFVVIWLLLLCAAARPQWLGEPVPVAASGRDLLVAVDVSGSMDFPDMQWKNEDISRLDLVKALMGDFLQDREGDRVGLILFGSQAYLQAPLTFDRRTVRTFLDEAQIGIAGKNTAIGDAIGLAVKRLRQRPAQSRVLVLITDGANNGGQIHPLTAARLAAQEGVRIYTIGIGANPEASGTPGLLGLNPSLDLDEAALKEIADITHGAYFRAHDGAELDAIGDTLDQLEPVAQQPTQARTAQALYAWPLALALLLSVLLVVAVQWPDNLLQRLLRKPRFLQPHPEWRQRLKRLRLRRRR